One segment of Poecile atricapillus isolate bPoeAtr1 chromosome 5, bPoeAtr1.hap1, whole genome shotgun sequence DNA contains the following:
- the LOC131579438 gene encoding protein mono-ADP-ribosyltransferase PARP14-like isoform X2, with amino-acid sequence MEGQRPCTFPLLVRGDWGPAEPPPALRKKLLCYFQSQKRSGGGECELRVGTDTGTGHILVCFACPKVKQRVLEKQSHQLHLGGEEKLRLIVTEPEAALATKEETCEEKSGLTKALDAMSSLQIKDDTQGLKKAESFASNSELQEEVGSGEASSLVVFENIEKCSPECLKMLLENISGLTVDDDFTVELIPEINAAVATFIKSIDTKEFIKKCSQHRRVREFQITARLLELTQTIKVENLPDSVSIDYLTVYFESARNGGAPVSDVRLFPEENSAIITFCDHKDLTTVLEKRHLLEQTLISVHPYYHSLGTALYGEERPAVKIPDPIEVPLDPYVWQFLQKHADLTQNINQEMAVCHSELIWPQADCANPEVMLCPSPSLCKQKKPMIKLLKTWQQDASTEFSRIMARYIAIKCEVNSSGWEDVKKRLSEDVGLIITDISEDMVVIAGSRAAVDSAEKEVRECMKQSEREKQSIEISVSVIPGKYAVLHNAGLEENIQKEYPCLKVFYDDKKKTVQLCGLPAEVYKIKADLLEKVLSMPCTSVTIDPHVFHYLRSVDNKHTSDVLFIKENINTFYELQDDTVLLYGGAPKDLLEAEKQIKTGLEYKCISVGDGEVFKKDEWKRLLFSSLNTTSQEVVISWQSFGKENKMIIAGFSKAVTEVYQRLNDFIDRNTPIEKVIPVNSVVIVQFVENVKSGVCRELNKKGVTVRFDTKTPCISLRGPREEVPEAFIMLEKMVSSLYSKNVLIDKPGAKEVFTERKDFCISEAKQKFSCFIRMKEEEEEQKGGKTGDKVERKVCYEKKLPGGIVVGVYKGDLCDYPVDVVVSASDEKLKHIGGLAEALSRAAGPALQQECDELMKKLKNLPPGCAVVTCAGKLPCKNVIHAVGPRWDVKESQRCMLLLKKTVKKCLQLAEIYNHRSIALPVISGGIYGFPLQMYAIFIVSSIKETLEEFMEDSTLKEVHLVCNSEEIVHTLSETVKKIFSANSFSTKQPMLKKSKKENRKGDLKMVTTNEGLCIRVEKKNIQEATMDVLVNSVGTDLQFGVGPLCKALLERAGPALQDEFDTEKQNQVAGAGSVLCTSGCAMACKSIFHVILPKWNGGQTEKVLEDVIDFCLKKTEELGLKSIAFPAIGTGGFGFPKIVVSKLMFDVVFRFSSSHTRKNLQEVIFFLNPQDTDNIQAFTTELELRAGGSCNAAAAQSRFMRPVSDELLRVHEMKIGSIALQVISGDITKEDTEVIVNISNPSFDAKTGVCKAIMDAAGSQVADECAQYAGKYQNGFITTQGGNLLCSKIIHLITNNQVKSQVSQVLRECEQRMYKSVAFPAIGTGQAGQNSAKVADEMLDAIVEFARQPSVQHLQTVKIVIFQTNMLPAFYESMKKREGSGSSTRSEPPTESWLSMFKSFFWNRRQSSEKKKPIILEKKVDLVTFQICGESQEKVDETESWIKDLILKEQFENVISDEAIENFDEMQISFLKALHLRKKVKIQVLNELSPPQIRISGISRDVYSVSLEVQDMIQQIKSTEEEQSKAELLSNLVEWRYPGSNGGFVTFDKLTNMQLENAKMAKKLYLDVKIKNKNYKVDLNTLKATDDQGKTINLQRVTKDEDLQSIELPKEWTDMQNEQVKVVELKPWHPEYKTVEKMFQTTCSNYNIEKIERIQNRILWQTYQLRKKFICEKNKNENNEKLLFHGTAASSLRLINYYGFNRGYAGKNAAAFGNGTYFAAEARYSARNTYSIPDTNGKKYMYLARVLTGQYCAGKEGLKNPPPKSQTDDTDLYDSVVNDEANPTVFVIFSDIQAYPQYLITFKH; translated from the exons ATGGAGGGGCAGCGGCCGTGCACCTTCCCGCTGCTGGTGCGAGGGGACTGGGGCCCCGCCGAGCCGCCGCCCGCGCTCAGGAAGAAGCTGCTCTGCTACTTCCAGAGCCAGAAGCGCTCGGGCGGCGGCGAGTGCGAGCTGCGGGTCGGGACCGACACCGGGACCGGACACATCCTCGTCTGCTTCGCCTGCCCTAAGG tCAAGCAACGAGTTCTTGAGAAACAGTCTCATCAGTTGCATttgggaggagaagaaaaattgaGGCTGATTGTCACAGAGCCTGAAGCGGCACTAGCTACTAAAGAGGAGACATGTGAAGAAAAATCAGGTCTCACAAAG gcTTTGGATGCCATGAGTAGCCTTCAAATAAAAG ATGATACACAAGGCTTGAAGAAAGCAGAGAGTTTTGCTTCAAACAGTGAACTCCAGGAGGAGGTTGGCTCTGGAGAAGCCTCATCTTTGGTGGTATTTGAGAACATAGAGAAATGCAGTCCAGAATGCTTAAAGATGCTGTTGGAGAACATCAGTGGCCTGACTGTAGATGATGACTTTACTGTTGAACTGATACCTGAAATAAATGCTGCTGTTGCTACCTTTATAAAAAGCATTG ATACTAaggaatttattaaaaaatgttcaCAACACAGAAGAGTCAGAGAATTCCAAATCACTGCCAGGCTTCTTGAGCTGACACAGACCATCAAGGTTGAAAACCTACCAGACAGCGTGTCCATAGATTACCTCACGGTGTATTTCGAGAGCGCACGGAACGGAGGGGCGCCCGTGTCAGATGTCCGGCTCTTCCCCGAGGAGAACTCGGCCATCATTACTTTCTGTGACCACAAAG ATCTAACCACGGTCTTGGAAAAGCGACATTTACTGGAACAGACGCTGATTTCTGTGCATCCATATTACCACTCCCTGGGAACAGCCCTCTATGGAGAAGAAAGACCAGCTGTCAAGATACCAGACCCCATTGAGGTGCCACTAGACCCATATGTATGGCAGTTTTTACAAAAGCATGCCGATCTGACCCAAAACATAAACCAGGAAATGGCAGTTTGCCATTCTGAGCTCATATGGCCCCAAGCAGACTGTGCAAACCCAGAAGTTATGTTGTGCCCATCACCATCTCTCTGCAAGCAGAAAAAGCCAATGATTAAGTTGCTCAAGACATGGCAGCAAGATGCTTCCACTGAGTTCTCACGTATCATGGCACGTTACATAGCTATAAAATGTGAAGTCAATTCATCAGGTTGGGAAGATGTGAAAAAAAGACTGTCAGAAGATGTTGGTCTGATCATAACTGATATTTCTGAGGATATGGTGGTGattgcaggcagcagagcagcagtggaCAGTGCAGAGAAAGAAGTGAGGGAGTGCATGAAGCAaagtgaaagggaaaaacagagcaTAGAAATTTCTGTGTCAGTGATCCCAGGGAAGTATGCTGTGCTGCACAATGCTGGGTTAGAAGAGAATATTCAGAAGGAATATCCATGCCTGAAGGTCTTTTACGATGACAAAAAAAAGACTGTTCAGTTGTGTGGATTACCTGCAGAAGTATATAAAATCAAAGCTGACTTATTGGAAAAGGTATTGAGTATGCCATGTACATCAGTTACCATTGACCCCCATGTTTTCCACTATCTCCGGTCTGTAGATAATAAACATACGTCAGATGTGTTGTTcattaaggaaaatattaatactTTTTATGAACTTCAGGATGATACTGTGTTGCTATATGGAGGTGCTCCCAAAGATCTTCTAGAAGcggaaaagcaaataaaaacaggTTTAGAATACAAGTGCATCAGTGTGGGGGATGGTGAAGTCTTTAAAAAGGATGAGTGGAAGCgtcttcttttctcctctctgaaCACAACTTCCCAGGAAGTTGTCATCTCTTGGCAGtcttttggaaaagaaaataaaatgattaTTGCTGGCTTTTCTAAGGCTGTAACAGAGGTCTATCAGAGACTTAATGATTTTATAGATAGAAACACACCCATTGAAAAAGTAATCCCAGTTAATTCAGTGGTGATAGTGCAGTTTGTAGAGAATGTGAAGTCTGGTGTTTGTAGAGAATTGAATAAGAAAGGTGTGACAGTACGTTTTGACACCAAAACACCATGTATTTCCCTGAGGGGACCAAGAGAAGAAGTGCCAGAAGCATTCATCATGTTGGAAAAAATGGTCTCCTCCCTTTACTCAAAAAATGTGCTAATTGATAAACCAGGTGCAAAGGAGGTCTTCACTGAGAGGAAAgatttttgtatttcagaagcaaagcagaaattCAGCTGTTTCATTAggatgaaggaagaagaagaagaacagAAGGGCGGAAAAACTGGTGATAAAGTGGAAAGAAAGGTCTGCTATGAAAAAAAACTGCCAGGAGGAATTGTGGTAGGAGTCTATAAAGGCGACTTGTGTGACTACCCTGTTGATGTTGTGGTGAGTGCATCTGatgaaaaactgaaacacaTTGGTGGCCTTGCTGAAGCCCTGTCAAGAGCAGCtggcccagcactgcagcaggagTGTGATGAGCTGATGAAGAAGCTCAAGAATTTGCCGCCCGGCTGCGCAGTGGTCACATGTGCCGGGAAACTGCCCTGCAAGAACGTCATTCACGCTGTTGGCCCCAGGTGGGATGTGAAGGAATCACAAAGGTGCATGTTGTTGTTaaaaaagacagtgaaaaaatgCCTACAACTAGCTGAAATATACAATCATCGTTCCATTGCTCTGCCTGTTATAAGTGGAGGGATTTATGGCTTTCCACTGCAGATGTATGCAATTTTTATTGTGTCCTCCATCAAGGAGACCTTGGAAGAATTCATGGAGGATAGCACCTTGAAGGAGGTCCATCTTGTTTGTAATTCAGAAGAAATAGTTCACACTCTGAGtgagacagtaaaaaaaatattttcagctaaTTCATTCTCCACAAAACAGCCAATgctgaaaaaaagcaagaaggaGAACAGAAAAGGGGATCTGAAGATGGTTACAACAAATGAAGGGCTTTGCATCCGagtggagaagaaaaatattcaggaaGCCACA ATGGATGTTCTGGTCAACAGTGTTGGCACAGATCTGCAGTTTGGTGTGGGGCCTCTTTGCAAAGCCTTGCTGGAAAGGGCTGGACCAGCTCTCCAAGATGAGTTTgacactgaaaaacaaaatcaggtTGCTGGTGCTGGGAGTGTGCTCTGCACCAGTGGATGTGCTATGGCCTGCAAGTCCATCTTTCATGTCATACTACCCAAGTGGAATGGAGGACAGACAGAGAAg GTCCTAGAAGATGTAATTGATTTCTGCTTGAAGAAAACTGAAGAACTTGGACTGAAATCAATCGCTTTCCCAGCTATTGGGACTGGAGGATTTGGATTTCCTAAAATTGTTGTTTCTAAGTTAATGTTTGATGTGGTATTCAGGTTCAGTAGTAGTCACACTCGGAAGAATCTCCaggaagttatttttttcttgaatccACAAGATACTGATAACATTCAG GCTTTTACCACTGAACTAGAACTTAGGGCAGGTGGAAGTTGcaatgctgcagcagcacagtcaA GATTCATGAGGCCTGTTTCTGATGAACTGTTGAGAGTTCATGAAATGAAGATTGGTTCCATCGCACTCCAAGTAATTAGTGGAGATATTACTAAGGAAGATACAGAGGTTATTGTAAACATATCAAATCCGTCATTTGATGCCAAAACAG GAGTCTGCAAAGCAATTATGGATGCTGCTGGTTCCCAGGTAGCAGATGAATGTGCTCAATACG CTGGGAAGTACCAAAATGGCTTTATTACTACACAGGGTGGGAACCTATTGTGCAGTAAAATCATCCATTTGATTACCAATAACCAGGTGAAGAGTCAGGTCTCCCAAGTGCTTCGTGAGTGTGAACAAAGGATGTACAAATCTGTTGCCTTCCCAGCTATTGGAACAG gTCAAGCAGGACAGAATTCAGCCAAGGTAGCTGATGAAATGTTGGATGCTATAGTGGAATTTGCAAGACAGCCATCAGTACAGCATTTACAGACAGTTAAGATTGTGATCTTCCAGACAAATATGCTCCCAGCCTTTTATGAAAGcatgaagaaaagagaaggttCAG GTTCATCCACAAGATCAGAACCACCAACGGAATCATGGTTATCTATGTTTAAAT CCTTTTTTTGGAACAGAAGACAATcttctgagaagaaaaagccCATTATTTTGGAGAAGAAAGTTGATTTAGTCACATTTCAAATTTGTGGAGAAAGCCAAGAAAAGGTGGATGAAACTGAGTCCTGGATaaaggatttaattttaaaggaacAGTTTGAAAACGTTATTTCAGATGAGGCAATTGAAAATTTTGATGAGATGcaaatttcctttttgaaagCTCTCCACCtaagaaaaaaagtcaaaattcaGGTTTTAAATGAGCTTTCTCCCCCTCAAATTAGAATTTCTGGTATTAGCAGGGATGTCTATTCCGTTTCTCTAGAAGTTCAAGACATGATCCAACAAATTAAGTCTACTGAAGAAGAGCAATCCAAGGCAGAACTTCTTTCTAACCTGGTAGAGTGGAGGTATCCAGGAAGCAACGGTGGCTTTGTTACTTTTGATAAACTGACAAATATGCAGCTGGAAAATGCCAAAATGGCTAAAAAACTATACCTAGatgtcaaaattaaaaataagaactaCAAGGTGGATCTGAATACTCTGAAGGCTACTGATGACCAAGGAAAAACTATAAATCTTCAACGTGTGACAAAGGATGAAG ATCTGCAGTCAATAGAGCTCCCTAAGGAGTGGACAGACATGCAAAATGAACAGGTCAAAGTGGTGGAGCTCAAGCCATGGCATCCTGAATATAAAACTGTGGAGAAGATGTTTCAGACAACATGTTCCAACTATAACATAGAGAAG ATTGAAAGAATACAAAATCGCATCCTCTGGCAGACATACcaactaagaaaaaaattcatctgtgaaaagaacaaaaatgaaaataatgagaagTTGCTATTTCATGGGACAGCTGCATCCTCACTGAGGTTGATTAACTACTATGGATTTAATCGTGGGTATGCTGGAAAGAATG CTGCAGCCTTTGGAAATGGAACCTACTTTGCTGCTGAAGCACGTTACTCTGCTCGGAATACTTATTCCATTCCAGATACGAATGGCAAAAAGTACATGTACTTGGCTCGGGTCCTAACTGGGCAGTACTGTGCTGGGAAAGAGGGACTAAAGAATCCACCACCAAAGAGCCAAACAGATGATACTGACCTGTACGACAGTGTGGTTAATGATGAGGCTAATCCAACAGTGTTTGTCATATTTAGTGACATTCAGGCATATCCACAGTACCTTATTACTTTCAAACATTAG
- the LOC131579438 gene encoding protein mono-ADP-ribosyltransferase PARP14-like isoform X1: MEGQRPCTFPLLVRGDWGPAEPPPALRKKLLCYFQSQKRSGGGECELRVGTDTGTGHILVCFACPKVKQRVLEKQSHQLHLGGEEKLRLIVTEPEAALATKEETCEEKSGLTKALDAMSSLQIKDDTQGLKKAESFASNSELQEEVGSGEASSLVVFENIEKCSPECLKMLLENISGLTVDDDFTVELIPEINAAVATFIKSIDTKEFIKKCSQHRRVREFQITARLLELTQTIKVENLPDSVSIDYLTVYFESARNGGAPVSDVRLFPEENSAIITFCDHKDLTTVLEKRHLLEQTLISVHPYYHSLGTALYGEERPAVKIPDPIEVPLDPYVWQFLQKHADLTQNINQEMAVCHSELIWPQADCANPEVMLCPSPSLCKQKKPMIKLLKTWQQDASTEFSRIMARYIAIKCEVNSSGWEDVKKRLSEDVGLIITDISEDMVVIAGSRAAVDSAEKEVRECMKQSEREKQSIEISVSVIPGKYAVLHNAGLEENIQKEYPCLKVFYDDKKKTVQLCGLPAEVYKIKADLLEKVLSMPCTSVTIDPHVFHYLRSVDNKHTSDVLFIKENINTFYELQDDTVLLYGGAPKDLLEAEKQIKTGLEYKCISVGDGEVFKKDEWKRLLFSSLNTTSQEVVISWQSFGKENKMIIAGFSKAVTEVYQRLNDFIDRNTPIEKVIPVNSVVIVQFVENVKSGVCRELNKKGVTVRFDTKTPCISLRGPREEVPEAFIMLEKMVSSLYSKNVLIDKPGAKEVFTERKDFCISEAKQKFSCFIRMKEEEEEQKGGKTGDKVERKVCYEKKLPGGIVVGVYKGDLCDYPVDVVVSASDEKLKHIGGLAEALSRAAGPALQQECDELMKKLKNLPPGCAVVTCAGKLPCKNVIHAVGPRWDVKESQRCMLLLKKTVKKCLQLAEIYNHRSIALPVISGGIYGFPLQMYAIFIVSSIKETLEEFMEDSTLKEVHLVCNSEEIVHTLSETVKKIFSANSFSTKQPMLKKSKKENRKGDLKMVTTNEGLCIRVEKKNIQEATMDVLVNSVGTDLQFGVGPLCKALLERAGPALQDEFDTEKQNQVAGAGSVLCTSGCAMACKSIFHVILPKWNGGQTEKVLEDVIDFCLKKTEELGLKSIAFPAIGTGGFGFPKIVVSKLMFDVVFRFSSSHTRKNLQEVIFFLNPQDTDNIQAFTTELELRAGGSCNAAAAQSRFMRPVSDELLRVHEMKIGSIALQVISGDITKEDTEVIVNISNPSFDAKTGVCKAIMDAAGSQVADECAQYAGKYQNGFITTQGGNLLCSKIIHLITNNQVKSQVSQVLRECEQRMYKSVAFPAIGTGQAGQNSAKVADEMLDAIVEFARQPSVQHLQTVKIVIFQTNMLPAFYESMKKREGSGSSTRSGSSTRSGSSTRSEPPTESWLSMFKSFFWNRRQSSEKKKPIILEKKVDLVTFQICGESQEKVDETESWIKDLILKEQFENVISDEAIENFDEMQISFLKALHLRKKVKIQVLNELSPPQIRISGISRDVYSVSLEVQDMIQQIKSTEEEQSKAELLSNLVEWRYPGSNGGFVTFDKLTNMQLENAKMAKKLYLDVKIKNKNYKVDLNTLKATDDQGKTINLQRVTKDEDLQSIELPKEWTDMQNEQVKVVELKPWHPEYKTVEKMFQTTCSNYNIEKIERIQNRILWQTYQLRKKFICEKNKNENNEKLLFHGTAASSLRLINYYGFNRGYAGKNAAAFGNGTYFAAEARYSARNTYSIPDTNGKKYMYLARVLTGQYCAGKEGLKNPPPKSQTDDTDLYDSVVNDEANPTVFVIFSDIQAYPQYLITFKH; this comes from the exons ATGGAGGGGCAGCGGCCGTGCACCTTCCCGCTGCTGGTGCGAGGGGACTGGGGCCCCGCCGAGCCGCCGCCCGCGCTCAGGAAGAAGCTGCTCTGCTACTTCCAGAGCCAGAAGCGCTCGGGCGGCGGCGAGTGCGAGCTGCGGGTCGGGACCGACACCGGGACCGGACACATCCTCGTCTGCTTCGCCTGCCCTAAGG tCAAGCAACGAGTTCTTGAGAAACAGTCTCATCAGTTGCATttgggaggagaagaaaaattgaGGCTGATTGTCACAGAGCCTGAAGCGGCACTAGCTACTAAAGAGGAGACATGTGAAGAAAAATCAGGTCTCACAAAG gcTTTGGATGCCATGAGTAGCCTTCAAATAAAAG ATGATACACAAGGCTTGAAGAAAGCAGAGAGTTTTGCTTCAAACAGTGAACTCCAGGAGGAGGTTGGCTCTGGAGAAGCCTCATCTTTGGTGGTATTTGAGAACATAGAGAAATGCAGTCCAGAATGCTTAAAGATGCTGTTGGAGAACATCAGTGGCCTGACTGTAGATGATGACTTTACTGTTGAACTGATACCTGAAATAAATGCTGCTGTTGCTACCTTTATAAAAAGCATTG ATACTAaggaatttattaaaaaatgttcaCAACACAGAAGAGTCAGAGAATTCCAAATCACTGCCAGGCTTCTTGAGCTGACACAGACCATCAAGGTTGAAAACCTACCAGACAGCGTGTCCATAGATTACCTCACGGTGTATTTCGAGAGCGCACGGAACGGAGGGGCGCCCGTGTCAGATGTCCGGCTCTTCCCCGAGGAGAACTCGGCCATCATTACTTTCTGTGACCACAAAG ATCTAACCACGGTCTTGGAAAAGCGACATTTACTGGAACAGACGCTGATTTCTGTGCATCCATATTACCACTCCCTGGGAACAGCCCTCTATGGAGAAGAAAGACCAGCTGTCAAGATACCAGACCCCATTGAGGTGCCACTAGACCCATATGTATGGCAGTTTTTACAAAAGCATGCCGATCTGACCCAAAACATAAACCAGGAAATGGCAGTTTGCCATTCTGAGCTCATATGGCCCCAAGCAGACTGTGCAAACCCAGAAGTTATGTTGTGCCCATCACCATCTCTCTGCAAGCAGAAAAAGCCAATGATTAAGTTGCTCAAGACATGGCAGCAAGATGCTTCCACTGAGTTCTCACGTATCATGGCACGTTACATAGCTATAAAATGTGAAGTCAATTCATCAGGTTGGGAAGATGTGAAAAAAAGACTGTCAGAAGATGTTGGTCTGATCATAACTGATATTTCTGAGGATATGGTGGTGattgcaggcagcagagcagcagtggaCAGTGCAGAGAAAGAAGTGAGGGAGTGCATGAAGCAaagtgaaagggaaaaacagagcaTAGAAATTTCTGTGTCAGTGATCCCAGGGAAGTATGCTGTGCTGCACAATGCTGGGTTAGAAGAGAATATTCAGAAGGAATATCCATGCCTGAAGGTCTTTTACGATGACAAAAAAAAGACTGTTCAGTTGTGTGGATTACCTGCAGAAGTATATAAAATCAAAGCTGACTTATTGGAAAAGGTATTGAGTATGCCATGTACATCAGTTACCATTGACCCCCATGTTTTCCACTATCTCCGGTCTGTAGATAATAAACATACGTCAGATGTGTTGTTcattaaggaaaatattaatactTTTTATGAACTTCAGGATGATACTGTGTTGCTATATGGAGGTGCTCCCAAAGATCTTCTAGAAGcggaaaagcaaataaaaacaggTTTAGAATACAAGTGCATCAGTGTGGGGGATGGTGAAGTCTTTAAAAAGGATGAGTGGAAGCgtcttcttttctcctctctgaaCACAACTTCCCAGGAAGTTGTCATCTCTTGGCAGtcttttggaaaagaaaataaaatgattaTTGCTGGCTTTTCTAAGGCTGTAACAGAGGTCTATCAGAGACTTAATGATTTTATAGATAGAAACACACCCATTGAAAAAGTAATCCCAGTTAATTCAGTGGTGATAGTGCAGTTTGTAGAGAATGTGAAGTCTGGTGTTTGTAGAGAATTGAATAAGAAAGGTGTGACAGTACGTTTTGACACCAAAACACCATGTATTTCCCTGAGGGGACCAAGAGAAGAAGTGCCAGAAGCATTCATCATGTTGGAAAAAATGGTCTCCTCCCTTTACTCAAAAAATGTGCTAATTGATAAACCAGGTGCAAAGGAGGTCTTCACTGAGAGGAAAgatttttgtatttcagaagcaaagcagaaattCAGCTGTTTCATTAggatgaaggaagaagaagaagaacagAAGGGCGGAAAAACTGGTGATAAAGTGGAAAGAAAGGTCTGCTATGAAAAAAAACTGCCAGGAGGAATTGTGGTAGGAGTCTATAAAGGCGACTTGTGTGACTACCCTGTTGATGTTGTGGTGAGTGCATCTGatgaaaaactgaaacacaTTGGTGGCCTTGCTGAAGCCCTGTCAAGAGCAGCtggcccagcactgcagcaggagTGTGATGAGCTGATGAAGAAGCTCAAGAATTTGCCGCCCGGCTGCGCAGTGGTCACATGTGCCGGGAAACTGCCCTGCAAGAACGTCATTCACGCTGTTGGCCCCAGGTGGGATGTGAAGGAATCACAAAGGTGCATGTTGTTGTTaaaaaagacagtgaaaaaatgCCTACAACTAGCTGAAATATACAATCATCGTTCCATTGCTCTGCCTGTTATAAGTGGAGGGATTTATGGCTTTCCACTGCAGATGTATGCAATTTTTATTGTGTCCTCCATCAAGGAGACCTTGGAAGAATTCATGGAGGATAGCACCTTGAAGGAGGTCCATCTTGTTTGTAATTCAGAAGAAATAGTTCACACTCTGAGtgagacagtaaaaaaaatattttcagctaaTTCATTCTCCACAAAACAGCCAATgctgaaaaaaagcaagaaggaGAACAGAAAAGGGGATCTGAAGATGGTTACAACAAATGAAGGGCTTTGCATCCGagtggagaagaaaaatattcaggaaGCCACA ATGGATGTTCTGGTCAACAGTGTTGGCACAGATCTGCAGTTTGGTGTGGGGCCTCTTTGCAAAGCCTTGCTGGAAAGGGCTGGACCAGCTCTCCAAGATGAGTTTgacactgaaaaacaaaatcaggtTGCTGGTGCTGGGAGTGTGCTCTGCACCAGTGGATGTGCTATGGCCTGCAAGTCCATCTTTCATGTCATACTACCCAAGTGGAATGGAGGACAGACAGAGAAg GTCCTAGAAGATGTAATTGATTTCTGCTTGAAGAAAACTGAAGAACTTGGACTGAAATCAATCGCTTTCCCAGCTATTGGGACTGGAGGATTTGGATTTCCTAAAATTGTTGTTTCTAAGTTAATGTTTGATGTGGTATTCAGGTTCAGTAGTAGTCACACTCGGAAGAATCTCCaggaagttatttttttcttgaatccACAAGATACTGATAACATTCAG GCTTTTACCACTGAACTAGAACTTAGGGCAGGTGGAAGTTGcaatgctgcagcagcacagtcaA GATTCATGAGGCCTGTTTCTGATGAACTGTTGAGAGTTCATGAAATGAAGATTGGTTCCATCGCACTCCAAGTAATTAGTGGAGATATTACTAAGGAAGATACAGAGGTTATTGTAAACATATCAAATCCGTCATTTGATGCCAAAACAG GAGTCTGCAAAGCAATTATGGATGCTGCTGGTTCCCAGGTAGCAGATGAATGTGCTCAATACG CTGGGAAGTACCAAAATGGCTTTATTACTACACAGGGTGGGAACCTATTGTGCAGTAAAATCATCCATTTGATTACCAATAACCAGGTGAAGAGTCAGGTCTCCCAAGTGCTTCGTGAGTGTGAACAAAGGATGTACAAATCTGTTGCCTTCCCAGCTATTGGAACAG gTCAAGCAGGACAGAATTCAGCCAAGGTAGCTGATGAAATGTTGGATGCTATAGTGGAATTTGCAAGACAGCCATCAGTACAGCATTTACAGACAGTTAAGATTGTGATCTTCCAGACAAATATGCTCCCAGCCTTTTATGAAAGcatgaagaaaagagaaggttCAGGTTCATCCACAAGATCAGGTTCATCCACAAGATCAGGTTCATCCACAAGATCAGAACCACCAACGGAATCATGGTTATCTATGTTTAAAT CCTTTTTTTGGAACAGAAGACAATcttctgagaagaaaaagccCATTATTTTGGAGAAGAAAGTTGATTTAGTCACATTTCAAATTTGTGGAGAAAGCCAAGAAAAGGTGGATGAAACTGAGTCCTGGATaaaggatttaattttaaaggaacAGTTTGAAAACGTTATTTCAGATGAGGCAATTGAAAATTTTGATGAGATGcaaatttcctttttgaaagCTCTCCACCtaagaaaaaaagtcaaaattcaGGTTTTAAATGAGCTTTCTCCCCCTCAAATTAGAATTTCTGGTATTAGCAGGGATGTCTATTCCGTTTCTCTAGAAGTTCAAGACATGATCCAACAAATTAAGTCTACTGAAGAAGAGCAATCCAAGGCAGAACTTCTTTCTAACCTGGTAGAGTGGAGGTATCCAGGAAGCAACGGTGGCTTTGTTACTTTTGATAAACTGACAAATATGCAGCTGGAAAATGCCAAAATGGCTAAAAAACTATACCTAGatgtcaaaattaaaaataagaactaCAAGGTGGATCTGAATACTCTGAAGGCTACTGATGACCAAGGAAAAACTATAAATCTTCAACGTGTGACAAAGGATGAAG ATCTGCAGTCAATAGAGCTCCCTAAGGAGTGGACAGACATGCAAAATGAACAGGTCAAAGTGGTGGAGCTCAAGCCATGGCATCCTGAATATAAAACTGTGGAGAAGATGTTTCAGACAACATGTTCCAACTATAACATAGAGAAG ATTGAAAGAATACAAAATCGCATCCTCTGGCAGACATACcaactaagaaaaaaattcatctgtgaaaagaacaaaaatgaaaataatgagaagTTGCTATTTCATGGGACAGCTGCATCCTCACTGAGGTTGATTAACTACTATGGATTTAATCGTGGGTATGCTGGAAAGAATG CTGCAGCCTTTGGAAATGGAACCTACTTTGCTGCTGAAGCACGTTACTCTGCTCGGAATACTTATTCCATTCCAGATACGAATGGCAAAAAGTACATGTACTTGGCTCGGGTCCTAACTGGGCAGTACTGTGCTGGGAAAGAGGGACTAAAGAATCCACCACCAAAGAGCCAAACAGATGATACTGACCTGTACGACAGTGTGGTTAATGATGAGGCTAATCCAACAGTGTTTGTCATATTTAGTGACATTCAGGCATATCCACAGTACCTTATTACTTTCAAACATTAG